In Sulfitobacter sp. W027, a single window of DNA contains:
- a CDS encoding DMT family transporter: MSPNTIGALLMIASMACFTFNDTLLKMTDGALPLFQLLFLRGATTSLLILALSRQLGRINFRLEARDWRVIGLRSVAEISAAYFFLTALFNMPLANVTAILQVVPLSVTLAAALVLRQAVGWRRLVAIGIGFCGVLLIVKPGAEGFNIWSIYVLIAVLCVTVRDLSTRALSPAVPSMTVTLITALSVMTAAGLASLSAPWAPVTPSLAVLIGGSGVFVLGGYFFSIQVMRVGDVAFVAPFRYTGLLWALLLGWFIFGDWPGTLTLIGAGIVVATGVFTLYRERALKIQAEKVRRT, from the coding sequence ATGTCCCCCAATACCATCGGCGCATTGCTGATGATCGCCTCGATGGCTTGTTTCACGTTTAACGATACGTTGCTTAAAATGACCGACGGGGCACTGCCGCTGTTCCAGCTCCTCTTCCTGCGGGGGGCAACGACGTCGCTATTGATCCTTGCCCTCAGCCGTCAACTGGGGCGCATCAATTTTCGGCTTGAAGCGCGGGACTGGCGGGTGATCGGCCTCCGCTCTGTGGCCGAGATTTCAGCGGCCTATTTCTTTCTCACGGCGCTGTTCAACATGCCTTTGGCCAATGTCACCGCGATTCTTCAGGTGGTGCCGCTCTCGGTCACGTTGGCCGCGGCACTGGTGTTGCGGCAGGCGGTAGGCTGGCGGCGGCTGGTGGCGATTGGGATCGGTTTCTGCGGTGTCTTGCTGATTGTGAAGCCGGGAGCTGAAGGGTTTAACATCTGGTCAATCTACGTGCTGATCGCGGTGCTCTGCGTGACGGTCCGTGATCTTTCAACCCGCGCCCTGTCACCTGCGGTGCCCTCGATGACGGTCACATTAATCACCGCGCTGTCGGTGATGACGGCGGCGGGGCTCGCATCACTCAGTGCGCCGTGGGCGCCGGTGACACCTTCGCTGGCAGTGCTGATTGGCGGGTCCGGCGTTTTCGTGCTTGGCGGCTATTTTTTCTCGATCCAGGTCATGCGGGTGGGCGACGTCGCCTTTGTGGCGCCGTTCCGCTACACAGGCCTGCTGTGGGCGCTGCTGCTGGGCTGGTTCATCTTTGGCGATTGGCCGGGCACCCTGACCTTGATCGGCGCGGGCATTGTTGTGGCCACGGGGGTCTTCACCCTCTACCGCGAACGCGCCCTGAAAATTCAGGCTGAGAAGGTCCGGCGCACCTGA
- a CDS encoding putative rhamnosyl transferase — MQAIGLCRFSYPALGGFQVGHDTTEERIAYLYDETRLEERFRLLETVALPCLKAQTNPDFSMIFVIGDQFPAAHAKRLESLLSDLPQAVIHREPPRQHREVMKEVLNAARINPKEPCLQFRYDDDDAVSVDFIDRLRRTVEDSAGLLIGQRSVAFDWPKGYIAEFGPDGIRAAEVFRPLNVAALAMYVKGGSPVTIMNFAHEKLPRFMPCVSLPDATMFVRSHNGSNDSRQGLARHVKVAPLDAEGEALFRARFAIDADQVRRTFSA; from the coding sequence ATGCAAGCCATCGGCCTGTGCCGTTTTTCTTACCCCGCCCTTGGTGGATTTCAGGTGGGTCATGACACCACCGAGGAACGCATTGCCTACCTCTATGACGAAACCCGGCTTGAAGAACGCTTCCGCCTGCTTGAGACAGTCGCCCTGCCCTGCCTCAAGGCCCAGACCAATCCGGATTTCTCAATGATTTTCGTGATCGGAGACCAGTTTCCCGCCGCCCATGCCAAACGGCTCGAATCGCTTTTGTCGGACCTGCCTCAAGCGGTGATCCACCGCGAGCCGCCGCGCCAGCACCGCGAAGTAATGAAAGAAGTGCTGAACGCCGCGCGGATCAATCCAAAAGAACCCTGCCTGCAATTTCGCTATGACGATGACGACGCGGTCTCAGTCGACTTCATCGACCGCCTGCGCCGCACGGTTGAGGACAGCGCGGGCCTTTTGATAGGTCAACGCTCGGTCGCCTTTGACTGGCCCAAAGGGTATATCGCCGAGTTCGGGCCGGACGGCATCCGCGCGGCAGAAGTTTTTCGGCCCCTGAATGTGGCTGCACTGGCGATGTATGTGAAGGGCGGCAGTCCGGTCACGATCATGAACTTCGCCCATGAGAAACTGCCGCGGTTTATGCCCTGCGTGAGCCTTCCCGATGCGACGATGTTCGTGCGCAGCCACAACGGTTCCAACGATTCGCGCCAAGGGCTTGCCCGGCATGTTAAGGTCGCGCCGCTTGATGCCGAAGGCGAAGCGCTGTTTCGCGCACGCTTTGCCATCGACGCAGATCAGGTGCGCCGGACCTTCTCAGCCTGA
- the rpsL gene encoding 30S ribosomal protein S12 translates to MPTIQQLIRKPRQPKVKRSKSMHLQECPQKRGVCTRVYTTTPKKPNSAMRKVAKVRLTNGFEVISYIPGESHNLQEHSVVLIRGGRVKDLPGVRYHILRGVLDTQGVKDRKQRRSKYGAKRPK, encoded by the coding sequence ATGCCAACGATCCAACAGCTGATCCGCAAGCCGCGGCAGCCGAAAGTCAAACGTTCGAAATCCATGCACCTGCAGGAGTGCCCGCAAAAGCGTGGCGTCTGCACACGGGTTTATACAACAACACCCAAGAAGCCGAACTCGGCCATGCGTAAGGTTGCCAAAGTGCGCCTGACCAATGGTTTCGAAGTCATCTCCTACATCCCGGGCGAGAGCCACAACCTTCAGGAACACTCCGTGGTTCTGATCCGCGGCGGTCGTGTAAAAGACCTTCCGGGTGTGCGTTATCACATCCTGCGCGGTGTGCTTGATACCCAAGGCGTTAAAGACCGTAAGCAGCGTCGTTCCAAGTACGGCGCGAAGCGTCCGAAGTAA
- the rpsG gene encoding 30S ribosomal protein S7: protein MSRRHAAEKREVLPDAKYGDLVLTKFMNNLMIDGKKSVAERIVYNAMTRVEDKIKRAPIEVFHEALENIQPSVEVRSRRVGGATYQVPVEVRPERRQALAIRWLIKAARARNENTMEERLAGELMDAVQSRGTAVKKREDTHKMADANKAFSHYRW, encoded by the coding sequence ATGTCACGCCGCCACGCCGCTGAAAAACGCGAAGTCCTGCCAGACGCCAAATACGGCGATCTGGTTCTTACAAAGTTCATGAACAACCTGATGATCGACGGCAAGAAATCTGTCGCCGAGCGCATCGTCTACAACGCGATGACCCGCGTCGAAGACAAGATCAAACGCGCCCCGATCGAAGTGTTCCACGAAGCACTTGAAAACATCCAGCCGTCCGTCGAAGTCCGTTCGCGTCGCGTTGGTGGTGCCACCTATCAGGTGCCAGTCGAAGTGCGCCCCGAGCGCCGTCAGGCGCTGGCGATCCGCTGGTTGATCAAAGCCGCGCGCGCCCGCAACGAAAACACCATGGAAGAGCGCCTTGCAGGCGAGCTGATGGACGCCGTCCAGTCCCGTGGTACTGCCGTTAAAAAGCGCGAAGATACGCATAAAATGGCCGACGCCAACAAAGCGTTCAGCCACTACCGCTGGTAA
- the fusA gene encoding elongation factor G, whose translation MARDYPLQRYRNFGIMAHIDAGKTTCSERILFYTGKSHNIGEVHDGAATMDWMEQEQERGITITSAATTTFWQRQEEPTPDATSDTKYRMNIIDTPGHVDFTIEVERSLAVLDGAVAVLDANAGVEPQTETVWRQADRYKVPRIVFVNKMDKIGADFFNCVKMIKDRTGATPAPIQIPIGAETELEGLVDLVTMKEWVWSGEDLGAGWEQREIRDSLKETADEWRAKLIETAVEMDDEAMENYLMDGAEPDVDTLRALIRKGTLAIKFIPVLCGSAFKNKGVQPLLNAVIDYLPSPLDVVDYMGFKPGDETETRNIPRRADDDMAFSGLAFKIMNDPFVGSLTFTRIYSGMLKKGDTLLNSTKGKKERVGRMMMMHSINREEIEEAFAGDIIALAGLKDTTTGDTLCAQNDPVVLETMTFPDPVIEIAVEPKTKADQEKMSAGLARLAAEDPSFRVETDLESGQTIMKGMGELHLDILVDRLKREFKVEANIGAPQVAYRETISREAEITYTHKKQSGGSGQFGEVKMILMPTEPGEGYSFESRIVGGAIPKEYIPGVEKGIKSVLDSGPLAGFPVIDFKVALIDGKFHDVDSSVLAFEIAARMGMREGMKKAGAKLLEPIMKVEVVTPEEYTGGIIGDLTSRRGQVQGQDTRGNAIAIDAFVPLANMFGYINTLRSMSSGRANFTMQFDHYEPVPQNISDEIQAKFA comes from the coding sequence ATGGCACGCGACTATCCGCTCCAACGCTACCGCAACTTCGGCATCATGGCTCACATCGATGCCGGCAAAACCACCTGTTCCGAACGCATCCTGTTCTACACCGGCAAATCCCACAACATCGGCGAAGTCCACGACGGCGCCGCGACGATGGACTGGATGGAGCAGGAGCAGGAACGCGGTATCACCATCACCTCCGCCGCGACCACCACGTTCTGGCAGCGTCAGGAAGAGCCCACACCCGATGCGACATCCGACACCAAGTACCGGATGAACATCATCGACACCCCCGGCCACGTTGACTTCACCATTGAAGTTGAGCGTTCGCTGGCGGTTCTCGATGGCGCGGTTGCCGTGCTTGACGCCAACGCCGGTGTTGAACCGCAGACCGAAACCGTGTGGCGTCAGGCTGACCGCTACAAGGTTCCGCGTATTGTGTTCGTCAACAAGATGGACAAAATCGGCGCGGACTTCTTCAACTGCGTGAAGATGATTAAAGACCGTACAGGTGCCACACCTGCGCCGATCCAGATCCCAATTGGTGCCGAGACCGAGCTTGAAGGTCTTGTTGACCTTGTCACCATGAAGGAATGGGTCTGGTCCGGTGAAGATCTGGGTGCCGGCTGGGAACAGCGCGAAATCCGTGACAGCCTGAAAGAGACCGCCGACGAATGGCGGGCCAAGCTCATCGAGACTGCGGTCGAGATGGACGATGAGGCGATGGAAAACTACCTGATGGACGGCGCTGAGCCGGACGTTGACACCCTGCGCGCGCTGATCCGCAAGGGCACGCTGGCAATCAAGTTCATCCCCGTTCTTTGTGGCTCTGCCTTCAAGAACAAAGGTGTTCAGCCGCTCTTGAACGCCGTGATCGACTATCTGCCCAGCCCGCTGGACGTTGTCGACTACATGGGCTTCAAGCCGGGCGATGAGACAGAAACACGTAACATCCCGCGCCGTGCGGACGATGATATGGCGTTCTCTGGCCTTGCGTTCAAAATCATGAACGACCCCTTCGTGGGCTCGCTGACCTTCACCCGCATCTACTCGGGCATGCTCAAGAAGGGCGATACCCTCTTGAACTCGACCAAGGGTAAAAAAGAGCGCGTCGGTCGTATGATGATGATGCACTCGATCAACCGCGAAGAGATCGAAGAAGCATTCGCGGGCGACATCATTGCGCTTGCCGGTCTGAAAGACACCACCACGGGTGACACGCTCTGCGCGCAGAACGATCCGGTGGTTCTGGAAACCATGACCTTCCCCGATCCGGTGATCGAGATCGCGGTTGAGCCGAAAACCAAGGCCGACCAGGAAAAGATGTCTGCAGGTCTGGCCCGTCTGGCCGCCGAAGACCCGTCTTTCCGTGTCGAAACCGATCTGGAATCCGGTCAGACCATCATGAAAGGCATGGGCGAACTTCACCTCGACATTCTGGTGGACCGTCTGAAGCGCGAATTCAAAGTTGAAGCGAACATCGGTGCGCCGCAGGTGGCTTACCGCGAGACCATCAGCCGCGAAGCCGAAATCACCTACACCCACAAAAAGCAGTCGGGTGGTTCGGGTCAGTTCGGTGAAGTTAAGATGATCCTGATGCCGACCGAGCCGGGCGAAGGTTACTCCTTTGAGAGCCGTATCGTCGGTGGTGCCATTCCCAAGGAATACATCCCGGGCGTGGAAAAGGGTATCAAGTCGGTTCTGGACTCCGGTCCGCTGGCGGGCTTCCCGGTCATCGACTTCAAGGTGGCTCTGATCGACGGTAAGTTCCACGACGTTGACTCCAGCGTTCTGGCCTTTGAAATCGCCGCCCGTATGGGTATGCGCGAAGGCATGAAGAAAGCGGGCGCCAAGCTGTTGGAACCGATCATGAAGGTCGAAGTTGTGACACCGGAAGAGTACACCGGTGGCATCATTGGTGACCTGACATCCCGTCGTGGTCAGGTGCAGGGTCAAGACACGCGCGGCAACGCCATCGCGATCGACGCCTTCGTGCCGCTGGCGAACATGTTCGGCTACATCAACACGCTGCGGTCGATGTCTTCCGGTCGTGCGAACTTCACCATGCAGTTCGACCATTACGAGCCTGTGCCGCAGAACATCTCTGACGAGATTCAGGCCAAATTCGCATAA
- the tuf gene encoding elongation factor Tu yields the protein MAKAKFERTKPHVNIGTIGHVDHGKTTLTAAITKYFGDFQAYDQIDGAPEEKARGITISTAHVEYETEARHYAHVDCPGHADYVKNMITGAAQMDGAILVVNAADGPMPQTREHILLGRQVGIPTMVVYMNKVDQVDDEELLELVEMEIRELLSSYEYPGDDIPVIPGSALAAMEGRDEEIGENSIRKLMEAVDTWIPTPERAVDQPFLMPVEDVFSISGRGTVVTGRVERGVINVGDEIEIVGIRDTKKTTCTGVEMFRKLLDRGEAGDNIGALLRGVERDGVERGQVLCKPGSVNPHTKFEAEAYILTKEEGGRHTPFFANYRPQFYFRTTDVTGTVQLAEGTEMVMPGDNVSFGVELIAPIAMENGLRFAIREGGRTVGAGVVSKITE from the coding sequence ATGGCAAAGGCAAAGTTTGAACGCACCAAACCGCACGTCAACATCGGCACAATCGGCCACGTTGACCACGGTAAAACCACGCTGACCGCGGCGATCACCAAGTATTTCGGTGACTTCCAAGCGTATGACCAGATCGACGGCGCGCCCGAAGAAAAGGCCCGCGGCATCACCATCTCGACCGCTCACGTTGAGTATGAGACCGAAGCACGTCACTACGCCCACGTCGACTGCCCCGGCCACGCTGACTATGTGAAGAACATGATCACCGGTGCCGCTCAGATGGACGGCGCGATCCTGGTTGTGAACGCCGCCGACGGCCCAATGCCCCAGACGCGCGAGCACATCCTGCTCGGCCGTCAGGTTGGCATCCCGACGATGGTTGTCTACATGAACAAAGTTGATCAGGTTGACGACGAAGAGCTGCTTGAGCTGGTTGAGATGGAAATCCGCGAGCTGCTGTCTTCCTATGAGTACCCCGGCGACGACATCCCCGTCATCCCCGGTTCCGCTCTGGCAGCCATGGAAGGCCGCGACGAAGAGATCGGCGAAAACTCCATCCGCAAGCTGATGGAAGCTGTCGACACATGGATCCCGACACCTGAGCGTGCCGTTGACCAGCCGTTCCTGATGCCCGTCGAAGACGTGTTCTCGATCTCCGGTCGTGGTACCGTTGTGACAGGTCGTGTTGAGCGCGGCGTGATCAACGTTGGCGACGAAATCGAGATCGTCGGCATCCGCGACACCAAAAAGACGACCTGCACAGGCGTTGAAATGTTCCGCAAGCTGCTGGACCGTGGTGAAGCTGGCGACAACATCGGCGCGCTGCTGCGTGGCGTTGAGCGTGACGGCGTTGAGCGCGGTCAGGTTCTCTGCAAGCCCGGTTCCGTGAACCCGCACACCAAGTTCGAAGCCGAAGCCTACATCCTCACCAAAGAGGAAGGTGGCCGTCACACGCCGTTCTTCGCGAACTACCGTCCGCAGTTCTACTTCCGTACAACTGACGTGACCGGCACCGTTCAGCTGGCAGAAGGCACCGAGATGGTTATGCCTGGCGACAACGTGTCCTTCGGTGTCGAGCTGATCGCACCGATCGCCATGGAAAACGGCCTGCGCTTCGCGATCCGCGAAGGTGGCCGTACTGTTGGCGCGGGTGTTGTGTCGAAGATCACTGAGTAA
- the rpsJ gene encoding 30S ribosomal protein S10, with amino-acid sequence MAAPSQNIRIRLKAFDYRVLDSSTQEIVSTAKRTGASVRGPIPLPNKIEKFTVLRGPHVDKKSRDQFEIRTHKRLLDIIDPTPQTVDALMKLDLAAGVDVEIKLQS; translated from the coding sequence ATGGCCGCTCCAAGCCAGAACATCCGCATTCGCCTGAAGGCGTTTGACTATCGGGTGCTCGATTCTTCTACACAGGAAATCGTCAGCACCGCGAAGCGCACAGGCGCTTCGGTTCGCGGACCCATTCCGCTGCCGAACAAAATCGAGAAATTCACCGTTCTGCGTGGTCCCCACGTTGACAAGAAATCCCGTGACCAGTTCGAAATCCGCACGCACAAGCGTCTGCTGGATATCATTGATCCGACCCCCCAGACCGTGGACGCGCTGATGAAGCTCGACCTCGCCGCTGGCGTGGACGTCGAGATCAAGCTGCAATCGTAA
- the rplC gene encoding 50S ribosomal protein L3, producing MLRSGVIAKKVGMTRLFLEDGKQIPVTVLQLDKLQVVAQRTADRDGYTAVQLGAGSAKAKRTSQAMRGHFAAAKVEPKRKVAEFRVDAEAMINVGEEITADHYFAGQYVDVAGTSIGKGFAGAMKRHNFGGLRATHGVSISHRSHGSTGQCQDPGKVFKGKKMAGHMGAARVTTQNLEVVKTDSARGLIMVKGAVPGSKGGWVTVKDAVKKPFPEDAILPAALKSAAEEAAKAAEEAAAAAAAEAEAEAKRLAEEQAAQEAEALKAAEAEIAAEGSDADNSDADADKKEGDA from the coding sequence ATGTTGCGCTCAGGCGTTATTGCAAAAAAAGTCGGCATGACCCGGCTGTTCCTCGAAGACGGCAAGCAGATCCCTGTGACCGTTCTTCAGTTGGACAAGCTTCAGGTTGTCGCACAGCGCACCGCAGACCGTGACGGCTACACCGCCGTTCAGCTCGGTGCCGGTTCGGCGAAAGCCAAACGTACAAGCCAGGCCATGCGTGGCCACTTCGCAGCTGCGAAAGTGGAACCCAAGCGCAAGGTTGCCGAATTCCGCGTTGACGCGGAAGCGATGATCAACGTGGGTGAGGAAATCACCGCCGACCATTACTTCGCTGGTCAGTACGTTGACGTTGCAGGCACATCCATCGGTAAAGGTTTTGCCGGTGCGATGAAGCGTCACAACTTTGGCGGTCTGCGGGCGACACACGGTGTTTCCATCAGCCACCGTTCGCACGGCTCCACAGGCCAGTGTCAGGATCCCGGCAAGGTTTTCAAAGGTAAGAAAATGGCCGGTCACATGGGCGCTGCCCGTGTCACCACGCAGAACCTCGAAGTCGTCAAGACTGACAGCGCGCGTGGCCTGATCATGGTTAAAGGCGCCGTTCCTGGCTCCAAAGGTGGCTGGGTCACCGTCAAGGATGCGGTCAAAAAGCCGTTCCCCGAAGACGCGATTCTGCCCGCCGCTCTGAAATCCGCCGCTGAAGAAGCCGCGAAAGCCGCCGAAGAGGCAGCCGCCGCAGCCGCAGCAGAGGCAGAAGCCGAAGCCAAGCGTTTGGCCGAAGAGCAAGCCGCACAGGAAGCCGAAGCGCTGAAAGCCGCAGAAGCTGAAATCGCAGCTGAAGGTTCGGATGCCGACAATTCCGATGCCGACGCTGACAAGAAAGAAGGTGACGCATGA
- the rplD gene encoding 50S ribosomal protein L4 has product MKLDVIKLDGGNAGSVDLDEALFGLEPRADILHRVVRWQRNNAQQGTHKVKTRSETSYSTKKIYRQKGTGGARHGDRNAPIFRKGGIYKGPTPRSHGHELTKKFRKLGLRHALSAKAKAGALVIIDEATSEGKTAALAKQVSNLGWKRTLVIDGASVNENFAQAARNIEGLDILPSMGANVYDILKRDTLVITKAGIEALEARLK; this is encoded by the coding sequence ATGAAACTCGATGTCATCAAACTCGACGGTGGCAACGCTGGGTCCGTAGACCTGGACGAAGCACTGTTCGGCCTTGAGCCGCGTGCCGACATTCTGCACCGCGTCGTGCGCTGGCAGCGTAACAACGCGCAGCAGGGTACGCACAAGGTCAAGACCCGGTCCGAGACCAGCTACTCGACCAAGAAGATCTATCGCCAAAAAGGCACCGGCGGCGCTCGTCACGGTGACCGGAACGCGCCGATCTTCCGTAAGGGTGGTATCTACAAGGGTCCAACCCCGCGTAGCCACGGCCACGAGCTGACCAAAAAGTTCCGCAAGCTGGGTCTGCGCCACGCGCTGTCCGCCAAAGCGAAAGCGGGCGCATTGGTCATCATCGACGAAGCAACCTCCGAAGGCAAAACAGCCGCTCTGGCCAAGCAGGTTTCGAACCTGGGTTGGAAGCGTACGCTGGTCATCGATGGCGCTTCGGTCAACGAGAACTTCGCACAGGCCGCACGCAACATCGAAGGTTTGGATATCCTGCCGTCGATGGGCGCAAACGTCTATGACATCCTCAAGCGTGACACTCTGGTGATCACCAAAGCGGGGATCGAAGCATTGGAGGCACGCCTGAAATGA
- a CDS encoding 50S ribosomal protein L23, with protein MSAKHEHYDVIRKPIITEKATMASEQNAVVFEVAIESNKPMIKEAVEALFNVKVKAVNTSITKGKVKRFRGQMGRRKDVKKAYVTLEEGNTIDVSTGL; from the coding sequence ATGAGCGCCAAGCATGAACACTACGACGTGATCCGCAAGCCGATCATCACCGAGAAAGCAACCATGGCGTCCGAACAGAACGCTGTCGTTTTCGAAGTGGCGATTGAAAGCAACAAGCCAATGATCAAAGAGGCCGTTGAGGCGCTCTTTAACGTCAAGGTGAAGGCCGTGAACACGTCCATCACCAAAGGCAAGGTCAAGCGTTTCCGGGGCCAGATGGGCCGCCGTAAAGACGTGAAAAAGGCTTATGTGACGCTCGAAGAGGGCAACACAATCGACGTCTCCACCGGGCTGTAA
- a CDS encoding fatty acid desaturase — translation MFQENLTSGASADVSNARDWVRVLARYREPSTWRSSLELAITLGPFILLWALAWWALSISGWLTLGISLVNAGFLLRLFAIQHDCGHAAFFSSRRTSDWVGRVLGVLTLTPYDVWRRTHSIHHSSAGNLGRRGIGDIHTLTVAEYRALGLFGRLHYRLYRNPIVLFGLGPGYLFFLQNRLPLGLMAKARYWLSAMGTNLSILAALAVIFYFGGIMPILLIFVPSTLLAATAGMWLFYVQHQFETTHWEENEAWDLHDAAFHGSSHYILPRPLQWLSANIGIHHVHHLYSRIPFYRLPEVLRDHAALAEGNRMTIRESLANARLHLWDEKTKRLLSFAQARRAV, via the coding sequence ATGTTTCAAGAAAATCTCACCTCTGGCGCGTCCGCGGACGTGTCGAACGCGCGCGACTGGGTGCGCGTGCTGGCTCGCTACCGCGAGCCGAGCACTTGGCGCAGCAGTCTTGAGCTGGCGATCACGCTTGGGCCCTTCATTCTGCTTTGGGCGCTGGCATGGTGGGCGCTGTCGATCAGCGGTTGGCTGACGCTGGGAATCTCTTTGGTCAACGCGGGCTTTCTGCTGCGGCTCTTTGCGATCCAGCATGATTGCGGCCATGCGGCCTTTTTCAGCAGTCGCCGGACCAGTGATTGGGTCGGGCGCGTGCTGGGCGTGCTGACGCTGACGCCCTACGACGTTTGGCGCCGGACACATTCGATCCACCATTCCTCGGCGGGGAACCTTGGACGTCGTGGGATCGGCGATATTCACACGCTCACGGTTGCGGAATACCGGGCCCTTGGTCTGTTTGGGCGGCTGCATTACCGCCTCTATCGAAACCCGATCGTGTTGTTTGGCTTAGGGCCGGGCTATCTCTTCTTCTTGCAGAACCGCCTGCCATTGGGGCTGATGGCCAAGGCGCGCTATTGGCTGAGCGCGATGGGCACCAATCTGTCGATCCTTGCGGCTTTGGCGGTGATCTTCTACTTCGGGGGGATCATGCCGATCCTGTTGATCTTTGTGCCAAGCACCCTTCTGGCTGCGACGGCGGGCATGTGGTTGTTCTATGTGCAGCACCAGTTCGAGACCACGCATTGGGAAGAGAATGAGGCGTGGGACCTGCATGATGCGGCCTTCCACGGCTCTTCGCATTACATCCTGCCGCGGCCGCTGCAGTGGCTGAGTGCAAACATCGGCATCCACCATGTGCACCACCTCTACAGCCGTATCCCCTTCTATCGTTTGCCCGAAGTGCTGCGCGATCATGCGGCACTGGCTGAGGGCAATCGGATGACCATCCGCGAAAGCCTTGCCAATGCGCGGCTGCACCTTTGGGACGAAAAGACCAAGCGGCTGCTGTCCTTCGCGCAGGCCCGCCGCGCGGTATAA
- a CDS encoding PRC-barrel domain-containing protein, which translates to MIYTKTLMAGVSAVALFAAAPVLAQDATKDVEETIERNAEAEAQSEAESGAAATANVAGGQVVVEQKDAEVDVTVPEPDVNVSQEAPVVTVEQGQPEVTVQVPEPNVRVQQQAPIITIEQAQPQVTVRIPEPVVTVQLPKPKVDVTTGEPVVDLQQPEPVVKFVRPEPKITIEEAEPKVTIENAEADVNVDEAGKAKVDVEQKEAQVNVQQSDDANVVVEEAEEPKVNIEASEAADVDVEQEQARVLMEDFNADEQGNMEEEDRARYQENVQRLPIFNLTAEELTGRSVATETGEDVGEIDFIGVRGDTIVAIIGVGGFLGMGENEVAIPVEKLILREDEVIVPGVTEERLESMPEFNESEVRLLDPGMRLAESIGLD; encoded by the coding sequence ATGATCTATACAAAGACACTCATGGCCGGCGTATCTGCCGTCGCTCTTTTCGCTGCTGCTCCGGTCTTGGCGCAGGATGCAACGAAGGACGTTGAGGAAACAATCGAACGCAATGCCGAAGCTGAAGCCCAGTCTGAGGCTGAATCCGGTGCTGCGGCGACCGCGAATGTTGCAGGCGGCCAAGTTGTCGTCGAACAGAAAGATGCCGAAGTTGACGTGACCGTGCCAGAGCCTGACGTGAACGTATCTCAGGAAGCGCCTGTCGTGACTGTTGAGCAGGGCCAGCCCGAAGTGACAGTTCAGGTGCCAGAGCCGAACGTACGCGTTCAGCAGCAAGCGCCGATCATCACCATCGAGCAAGCACAGCCACAGGTAACCGTGCGCATTCCCGAGCCGGTCGTGACCGTGCAGCTGCCGAAGCCGAAGGTCGACGTGACCACGGGTGAACCGGTGGTTGATCTGCAGCAGCCCGAGCCGGTTGTGAAATTTGTGCGCCCCGAGCCGAAGATCACCATCGAAGAAGCCGAGCCGAAGGTGACTATTGAAAACGCCGAAGCTGACGTGAACGTGGATGAGGCCGGTAAGGCGAAGGTCGACGTTGAGCAGAAAGAAGCTCAGGTCAACGTACAGCAGAGCGATGATGCCAATGTCGTCGTTGAAGAAGCCGAAGAGCCCAAGGTGAACATCGAAGCCTCCGAAGCTGCCGACGTTGACGTCGAGCAGGAGCAGGCGCGTGTGTTGATGGAAGACTTCAATGCAGATGAGCAGGGCAATATGGAAGAGGAAGACCGCGCGCGGTACCAAGAAAACGTACAGCGTCTGCCGATCTTTAACCTGACAGCCGAAGAATTGACCGGTCGCAGTGTCGCAACTGAGACTGGCGAAGATGTCGGCGAGATCGACTTTATCGGCGTCCGCGGTGACACCATTGTTGCAATCATCGGTGTTGGTGGTTTCCTTGGGATGGGCGAAAACGAGGTCGCCATTCCAGTTGAGAAACTGATCCTGCGTGAGGACGAAGTGATCGTTCCCGGCGTCACCGAAGAGCGTTTGGAAAGCATGCCGGAGTTCAACGAATCCGAAGTTCGGCTTCTTGATCCGGGCATGCGCCTGGCAGAAAGCATCGGCCTTGATTAA